Part of the Woronichinia naegeliana WA131 genome, CTGTATCTAAATATTTCAAGGCTTCTTTGCTGGCGATGCAACCTACTTCGTTTAAGCCTTTTTGAATATTTATTTCTGTATCCAACATTGAACGACTTAGTTCTAATGTTAGTTCTATTTTTATCTTTGAACCCTCTACATTAATTAGTTTTGCTGTCATCATTGTTTCCTCTTTGTCACTTTTCATCTCATGTTAACACTTTTCTTTTCCTTCATCAACTAAAAGTCGCACCCGATCAGAGAAGGGAATTTCCATAGACAAAGATTAGGCAACCTCGCTAAAAAACCGAGTTTCTAAGGGTTTTACAAAAATTTGTTGACCGACCTTTATGCTCAAATCGTTAAACTGATGGCGATTCAAATGCACATCAAAATCGATTCCTTCGGGGTCGGCTAACTGTAGCTGAATTTCCGCTCCCAAAAAGGTAATACGTTGAACTACGGCCGGAACCGTCTGGGGAATAGACTCCGTTAAGATTTGAATTTGGCGAGGACGAACAAATACGGGTTTAGTTGTCGGTCGTTCTAAGGTTTCTTGAACTAAACGGGCTGTGGGTGGTAAGACATTGACCGCGCCAATAAAGCCCATCACAAAAGCACTAGCCGGATTGTCGTAAATTTCGGCGGTTGTACCGACCTGTTCAATTGCACCCTTATTCATAATTACAATTTCATTCGCGACTTCCATTGCTTCTTCTTGATCGTGAGTTACGAAAACCGTTGTGACCGGAAGTTCCTCATGAAGTCGGCGCAACCAGTGTCTTAATTCTTTGCGAATTTTGGCATCCAAAGCACCAAAGGGTTCATCTAACAGTAAAACTTCCGGTTGAACAGCTAAAGCTCTAGCTAAGGCGACCCGTTGGCGTTGTCCTCCCGATAGTTGATTGGGATAGCGATCGCCGAGACCCTGTAATTGAATTAAATCGAGTAAATCTCCTACCCGTTTTTTCGCCTGGGAGCGCGATATTTTACGAATTTCTAGGCCAAAGGCAATATTTTCCCAAATGGTCATCTCTTTAAAGAGGGCATAGTGCTGAAAAACAAAGCCAATATTGCGTTTTCTGACATCTAGATAAGTTGTGTCTTGACCATGAATCAGAATTTGTCCACTGTCAGGGGGTTCCAAACCGGCGATCGCTCTCAGTAGGGTAGATTTCCCTGAACCGGAGGGCCCCAACAAGGCGACCAGTGAACCCTCTTTAACCTCAAGATTTACCTTCTTAAGCGCGTGGAATTGACCAAAATGCTTAGAAACTTCTTTAATTAGAATCCCCATACTACCTCTGACGTTATCCACTGGACTTAGGCCATTTGGGCCAGTTTGACTAATCTCGCCATCATGGCAAGCTCACCATAACACACCTTTCCGTGAAAACCAATAGTAATTTAATTTAATTTAATTTTTGAATAATTTGCAAATGAATTAAAATTCAAGTAGAATGCAGTCCAGTTCTATTATAAGGATATTAACCATGAAGCAGATACCTGTCTGGAGTAATCGACTGAACCCAAAAATGCTGGGCCAAATTTTGGCGGGAGTGTTATTGGTTGTTAGTTTGCTGATCATTAATTTCCCTGCTCAAGCCCTCACTATTAATGAGTCCCCTAACCAACCTGTTACTTCGACAACAACAGCAAATATCAGTGAACCCACTACTACTGC contains:
- a CDS encoding sulfate ABC transporter ATP-binding protein: MGILIKEVSKHFGQFHALKKVNLEVKEGSLVALLGPSGSGKSTLLRAIAGLEPPDSGQILIHGQDTTYLDVRKRNIGFVFQHYALFKEMTIWENIAFGLEIRKISRSQAKKRVGDLLDLIQLQGLGDRYPNQLSGGQRQRVALARALAVQPEVLLLDEPFGALDAKIRKELRHWLRRLHEELPVTTVFVTHDQEEAMEVANEIVIMNKGAIEQVGTTAEIYDNPASAFVMGFIGAVNVLPPTARLVQETLERPTTKPVFVRPRQIQILTESIPQTVPAVVQRITFLGAEIQLQLADPEGIDFDVHLNRHQFNDLSIKVGQQIFVKPLETRFFSEVA